One genomic region from Ornithinicoccus hortensis encodes:
- a CDS encoding glutamate-5-semialdehyde dehydrogenase: MTVTDQAGAAARQSASPTGGTPAPAQPAAVDPAAVDYVHGVARRARVASRRLALLSRADKDAALLAMADAVDAATGQIVAANAEDLQRGRDAGMATGLLDRLTLDDDRVHAVADALRQVASLPDPVGEVVRGSTLANGLQIRQVRVPMGVVGMIYEARPNVTVDAAGLALKSGNAVLLRGGSAAASSNAALVAALRSALAERGLPEDAVNLLSEGGRDAARALMTARGLVDLVIPRGGADLIQTVVRESTVPVIETGVGNCHVYVDSSADVQSAVDIVVNSKVHRPSVCNAAESLLVHADVADRVLPALLAALAAEGVTVHGDDAIGDAARAAGADRAYQPIADGDDDTEFLSLDLSARVVGSLDEALAHVQEHTSGHTEAIVTADRAAARRWVAEVDAAAVMVNASTRFTDGGEFGFGAEIGISTQKLHARGPMALPELTTTKWVVEGDGQTRA, translated from the coding sequence ATGACCGTCACCGACCAGGCCGGCGCCGCCGCCCGCCAGTCCGCGTCACCCACCGGCGGCACGCCGGCGCCCGCCCAGCCCGCCGCGGTGGACCCCGCGGCGGTGGACTACGTGCACGGCGTCGCCCGCCGGGCCCGGGTGGCCTCGCGGAGGCTGGCGCTGCTGTCCCGGGCGGACAAGGACGCGGCCCTGCTGGCGATGGCCGACGCCGTCGACGCCGCCACCGGGCAGATCGTCGCCGCCAACGCCGAGGACCTACAGCGCGGGCGCGACGCCGGGATGGCGACCGGTCTGCTGGACCGGCTCACCCTCGACGACGACCGGGTGCACGCGGTCGCGGACGCGCTGCGCCAGGTCGCCTCTCTGCCCGACCCCGTCGGGGAGGTGGTGCGCGGGTCGACCCTGGCGAACGGGCTGCAGATCCGTCAGGTCCGGGTGCCGATGGGCGTGGTCGGGATGATCTACGAGGCTCGGCCCAACGTCACCGTCGACGCCGCGGGCCTGGCGCTCAAGAGCGGCAACGCGGTCCTGCTCCGGGGCGGGTCGGCGGCGGCCTCCAGCAACGCCGCGCTGGTCGCCGCGCTCCGCTCCGCCCTGGCCGAGCGCGGGCTGCCCGAGGACGCGGTCAACCTGCTGTCCGAGGGTGGCCGCGACGCCGCCCGGGCGCTGATGACGGCGCGCGGGCTGGTCGACCTGGTCATCCCGCGCGGGGGCGCCGACCTGATCCAGACCGTGGTGCGCGAGTCCACCGTGCCGGTCATCGAGACCGGGGTCGGGAACTGCCACGTGTATGTCGATTCCTCCGCCGACGTGCAGTCCGCCGTCGACATCGTGGTGAACTCCAAGGTGCACCGCCCCTCGGTCTGCAACGCGGCCGAGTCGCTGCTGGTGCACGCCGACGTGGCCGACCGGGTGCTGCCTGCCCTGTTGGCGGCGCTGGCCGCCGAGGGAGTCACCGTGCACGGGGACGACGCCATCGGGGACGCGGCCCGTGCGGCGGGCGCCGACCGGGCATACCAGCCGATCGCCGACGGGGACGACGACACGGAGTTCCTGTCACTGGACCTGAGCGCCCGAGTCGTGGGCAGCCTCGACGAGGCGCTGGCGCACGTGCAGGAGCACACCTCCGGACACACCGAGGCCATCGTGACCGCCGACCGGGCCGCGGCCCGGCGCTGGGTCGCCGAGGTCGACGCCGCCGCGGTCATGGTCAACGCCTCGACCCGGTTCACCGACGGCGGGGAGTTCGGCTTCGGCGCCGAGATCGGCATCTCCACGCAGAAGTTGCACGCCCGTGGCCCGATGGCGCTGCCCGAGCTGACGACCACCAAGTGGGTCGTCGAGGGCGACGGCCAGACCCGGGCCTGA
- a CDS encoding SGNH/GDSL hydrolase family protein gives METRRRIPLTASLAVPAGLALALTGALPASPVTTAPTVDQADETAYVALGDSFSAGTGTRARTDNCYRSPYGYPALIAGAQGLTLDYQACSGATTADVLANQVGALGPETGLVTMTIGGNDLGFASVITECALPGWLSDCHGAINDGRQILQTQLPGRYDAVLGAIAAGAPSADVRVGGYPHLFNGRDCHLLTFFTRSEMDALNAATDELDALVEQKTTGAGYTYVEPRDAFGGHAVCDRTEWINGLSWPIVESFHPNRAGNIAYADLFAPGSGTAEASAVPAERTAQSESTLVRRQAETVLGMDLTSPANLRAARAAGIPTGTLQSVVRDLESGDTARAAAALERLSELDARHEARLGAHR, from the coding sequence GTGGAGACTCGACGACGCATCCCGCTGACCGCATCCCTGGCTGTCCCCGCCGGGCTGGCCCTCGCGCTGACCGGAGCGCTGCCGGCCTCGCCGGTGACCACGGCGCCGACCGTCGACCAGGCCGACGAGACGGCATACGTGGCGCTGGGCGACTCCTTTTCGGCGGGGACCGGCACCCGTGCCCGGACCGACAACTGCTACCGCTCGCCCTACGGGTACCCGGCGTTGATCGCCGGGGCGCAGGGGCTGACCCTGGACTACCAGGCGTGCAGCGGGGCGACGACCGCGGACGTGCTGGCCAACCAGGTGGGGGCGCTGGGGCCGGAGACGGGTCTGGTGACGATGACCATCGGCGGCAACGACCTCGGCTTCGCCTCGGTGATCACCGAGTGCGCCCTGCCCGGGTGGCTCTCGGACTGCCACGGCGCGATCAACGACGGCCGCCAGATCCTGCAGACCCAACTGCCCGGGCGCTACGACGCGGTGCTCGGGGCGATCGCAGCCGGAGCACCCTCCGCCGACGTGCGGGTCGGCGGCTACCCGCACCTGTTCAACGGCCGGGACTGCCACCTGCTCACCTTCTTCACCCGGTCCGAGATGGACGCGCTGAACGCGGCGACCGACGAGCTGGACGCGCTGGTCGAGCAGAAGACGACCGGTGCCGGCTACACCTACGTCGAGCCGCGGGACGCGTTCGGCGGGCACGCCGTCTGCGACCGGACCGAGTGGATCAACGGGTTGAGCTGGCCGATCGTGGAGTCCTTCCACCCCAACCGGGCGGGCAACATCGCCTATGCCGACCTCTTCGCCCCGGGCTCGGGGACCGCGGAGGCCTCCGCCGTGCCCGCCGAGCGGACCGCGCAGAGCGAGTCGACCCTCGTCCGCAGGCAGGCCGAGACCGTGCTGGGGATGGACCTGACCAGCCCCGCGAACCTCCGGGCGGCACGGGCGGCGGGCATCCCGACCGGCACCCTCCAGTCGGTCGTGCGCGACCTGGAATCCGGCGACACGGCCCGGGCAGCCGCCGCGCTCGAGCGGCTCAGCGAGCTGGACGCCCGGCACGAGGCACGCCTCGGCGCACACCGCTGA